A genome region from Tenebrio molitor chromosome 4, icTenMoli1.1, whole genome shotgun sequence includes the following:
- the Nep3 gene encoding endothelin-converting enzyme homolog isoform X2, with translation MSVKMTRYTHADFTDDDSVNSVQLTEGISTSATHIRYHASTSIWRQRTMLEKALLVLVATLFFVIVVLTIILHSAEHRIHESRIIHVQSGEELPCLNKSCVHIASNILEAMDLEVDPCEDFYSYSCNGWVKANPIPDGKSTWGTFMKLEQQNQLIIKRVLEQPIENLKSKAEKKAKMYYESCLDVNDTVEDLGAEPMHTLLRKLGGWTITDSGFNDQTWSFQNVVQMVQNKYNIGALFSYVVGEDDKNSSRYILQIDQSGLTLPTREYYLNETEHSKVLEAYLDYMTKVGVLLGGEYNSTKEQMQAVIEFETKLANITTPNELRRDEESLYNLMTIAELRQRAKFLDWRAFFENAMKIVNRKVTSKEKIVVYAPEYLGNLSALIKEYQSTPEGNITLNNYLVWQTVRVFSGCLSKAFRDAYKGLRKALMGSESGEEPQWRYCVQDTNNVLGFAIGAIFVREVFHLDSKNQAEEMINNVRNAFKANFAKLKWMDEDTRKAAIIKADAISDMIGYPEFVRDAKQLDERYEQLDVRSDTFFTNNLNINYYNLKKNLEKINEPVNKTTWSMAPSTVNAYYTPTKNQMVFPAGILQSPFYDTTFPPSLNYGGVGVVMGHELTHGFDDQGREFDKDGNLNHWWKNKTIDLFKNRTKCVVDQYNKYKINSKNINGNQTLGENIADNGGLKAAYHAYLSLMKDKPEPETLPGLALNHKQLFFVAFAQVWCSSVTKEATALQIEKDSHSLAKFRVIGALSNLKEFGEVFKCNVGTKMNPKNKCEVW, from the exons ATGACTAGATACACACACGCAGATTTCACCGACGATGACAGTGTAAATAGTGTACAGTTAACCGAAGGTATAAGCACCAGCGCTACTCACATACGATACCATGCGAGCACCAGCATATGGAGACAGAGAACCATGTTGGAGAAGGCTCTCTTAGTTCTAGTCGCCACCCTTTTCTTTGTCATCGTAGTCCTCACCATCATCTTGCACTCGGCAGAACACCGAATACATGAATCGAGA ATAATCCACGTCCAATCAGGCGAAGAACTTCCATGCCTAAACAAATCATGTGTACATATAGCCAGTAACATCCTCGAAGCTATGGATCTCGAGGTTGACCCTTGCGAAGACTTCTATTCTTATTCTTGTAACGGCTGGGTGAAGGCCAACCCCATACCGGACGGTAAGAGCACTTGGGGCACGTTCATGAAGCTCGAACAGCAAAATCAGCTCATAATCAAGCGTGTCCTCGAACAACCGATTGAAAACCTCAAGTCCAAGGCCGAGAAGAAGGCCAAAATGTACTACGAGTCTTGCCTGGATGTCAACGATACCGTAGAAGACCTAGGGGCTGAGCCGATGCACACTCTCTTGAGGAAATTAGGGGGCTGGACTATCACCGACAGTGGTTTCAACGACCAAACTTGGTCCTTCCAAAACGTTGTACAGATGGTCCAAAATAAGTACAACATAGGCGCTCTGTTTTCGTACGTAGTGGGCGAAGATGACAAAAACTCTTCCAGATATATCCTCCAGATAGACCAAAGCGGTCTGACTCTACCGACTCGCGAATACTACTTGAACGAAACCGAACATTCCAAGGTTTTGGAGGCTTATCTTGACTATATGACTAAAGTGGGGGTGCTGCTCGGGGGCGAGTACAACTCGACCAAAGAACAAATGCAAGCTGTGATAGAGTTCGAGACGAAGTTGGCCAACATAACTACACCGAATGAACTGAGAAGAGACGAAGAGTCCTTGTACAATCTGATGACCATAGCTGAGCTGCGACAGAGGGCTAAATTT CTAGACTGGCGTGCCTTTTTTGAAAACGCCATGAAAATCGTCAACAGGAAGGTCACTTCCAAGGAGAAGATCGTAGTGTACGCTCCTGAGTATTTGGGCAACCTGTCAGCTCTAATCAAAGAGTACCAAAGCACGCCCGAGGGCAATAT tactttaaataattatttggtGTGGCAGACGGTTCGAGTTTTCAGTGGTTGTCTCTCCAAAGCTTTCAGAGATGCCTACAAAGGTCTCAGGAAAGCTCTTATGGGTTCTGAGAGCGGAGAAGAGCCTCAGTGGAGGTACTGCGTTCAAGACACCAACAACGTCCTAG GTTTTGCAATCGGTGCGATTTTCGTGCGGGAAGTTTTTCATTTGGATTCGAAGAATCAAGCCGAAGAGATGATCAACAACGTGCGCAATGCTTTCAAAGCCAATTTTGCGAAACTCAAGTGGATGGACGAGGACACGAGGAAAGCCGCCATCATCAAAGCCGACGCTATTTCAGACATGATCg GATATCCGGAATTTGTCCGCGATGCTAAGCAGTTGGATGAACGCTACGAACAGCTCGACGTACGCAGTGACACCTTTTTCACGAATAACCTCAACATCAActactacaatctgaaaaagAATCTGGAGAAGATTAACGAACCAGTCAACAAAACCACTTGGA GTATGGCGCCTTCCACAGTGAACGCGTATTATACACCAACCAAAAATCAAATGGTATTCCCTGCTGGCATCCTGCAAAGCCCCTTTTACGACACCACCTTCCCCCCAAGTCTTAACTATGGAGGTGTGGGGGTGGTCATGGGCCACGAACTTACCCACGGTTTCGACGACCAAGGCCGCGAGTTCGACAAAGACGGCAACTTGAACCACTGGTGGAAGAACAAGACCATCGATCTCTTCAAGAATCGTACAAAATGCGTTGTGGATCAGTACA ACAAGTACAAGATCAACTCCAAAAACATCAACGGTAACCAGACTCTGGGCGAGAACATTGCCGATAACGGCGGTCTTAAAGCCGCTTACCACGCCTACTTGTCTCTGATGAAGGACAAGCCTGAACCCGAGACTCTTCCAGGACTCGCTCTGAACCACAAACAGCTCTTCTTCGTCGCTTTCGCCCAGGTGTGGTGCTCTTCCGTAACCAAAGAGGCCACGGCCCTCCAAATCGAGAAGGATTCACACTCGCTCGCTAAATTCCGAGTCATCGGAGCCCTCAGCAACCTGAAGGAGTTCGGCGAAGTATTCAAGTGTAACGTTGGAACTAAAATGAATCCAAAGAACAAATGTGAAGTTTGGTAA
- the Nep3 gene encoding endothelin-converting enzyme homolog isoform X3 produces the protein MTRYTHADFTDDDSVNSVQLTEGISTSATHIRYHASTSIWRQRTMLEKALLVLVATLFFVIVVLTIILHSAEHRIHESRIIHVQSGEELPCLNKSCVHIASNILEAMDLEVDPCEDFYSYSCNGWVKANPIPDGKSTWGTFMKLEQQNQLIIKRVLEQPIENLKSKAEKKAKMYYESCLDVNDTVEDLGAEPMHTLLRKLGGWTITDSGFNDQTWSFQNVVQMVQNKYNIGALFSYVVGEDDKNSSRYILQIDQSGLTLPTREYYLNETEHSKVLEAYLDYMTKVGVLLGGEYNSTKEQMQAVIEFETKLANITTPNELRRDEESLYNLMTIAELRQRAKFLDWRAFFENAMKIVNRKVTSKEKIVVYAPEYLGNLSALIKEYQSTPEGNITLNNYLVWQTVRVFSGCLSKAFRDAYKGLRKALMGSESGEEPQWRYCVQDTNNVLGFAIGAIFVREVFHLDSKNQAEEMINNVRNAFKANFAKLKWMDEDTRKAAIIKADAISDMIGYPEFVRDAKQLDERYEQLDVRSDTFFTNNLNINYYNLKKNLEKINEPVNKTTWSMAPSTVNAYYTPTKNQMVFPAGILQSPFYDTTFPPSLNYGGVGVVMGHELTHGFDDQGREFDKDGNLNHWWKNKTIDLFKNRTKCVVDQYNKYKINSKNINGNQTLGENIADNGGLKAAYHAYLSLMKDKPEPETLPGLALNHKQLFFVAFAQVWCSSVTKEATALQIEKDSHSLAKFRVIGALSNLKEFGEVFKCNVGTKMNPKNKCEVW, from the exons ATGACTAGATACACACACGCAGATTTCACCGACGATGACAGTGTAAATAGTGTACAGTTAACCGAAGGTATAAGCACCAGCGCTACTCACATACGATACCATGCGAGCACCAGCATATGGAGACAGAGAACCATGTTGGAGAAGGCTCTCTTAGTTCTAGTCGCCACCCTTTTCTTTGTCATCGTAGTCCTCACCATCATCTTGCACTCGGCAGAACACCGAATACATGAATCGAGA ATAATCCACGTCCAATCAGGCGAAGAACTTCCATGCCTAAACAAATCATGTGTACATATAGCCAGTAACATCCTCGAAGCTATGGATCTCGAGGTTGACCCTTGCGAAGACTTCTATTCTTATTCTTGTAACGGCTGGGTGAAGGCCAACCCCATACCGGACGGTAAGAGCACTTGGGGCACGTTCATGAAGCTCGAACAGCAAAATCAGCTCATAATCAAGCGTGTCCTCGAACAACCGATTGAAAACCTCAAGTCCAAGGCCGAGAAGAAGGCCAAAATGTACTACGAGTCTTGCCTGGATGTCAACGATACCGTAGAAGACCTAGGGGCTGAGCCGATGCACACTCTCTTGAGGAAATTAGGGGGCTGGACTATCACCGACAGTGGTTTCAACGACCAAACTTGGTCCTTCCAAAACGTTGTACAGATGGTCCAAAATAAGTACAACATAGGCGCTCTGTTTTCGTACGTAGTGGGCGAAGATGACAAAAACTCTTCCAGATATATCCTCCAGATAGACCAAAGCGGTCTGACTCTACCGACTCGCGAATACTACTTGAACGAAACCGAACATTCCAAGGTTTTGGAGGCTTATCTTGACTATATGACTAAAGTGGGGGTGCTGCTCGGGGGCGAGTACAACTCGACCAAAGAACAAATGCAAGCTGTGATAGAGTTCGAGACGAAGTTGGCCAACATAACTACACCGAATGAACTGAGAAGAGACGAAGAGTCCTTGTACAATCTGATGACCATAGCTGAGCTGCGACAGAGGGCTAAATTT CTAGACTGGCGTGCCTTTTTTGAAAACGCCATGAAAATCGTCAACAGGAAGGTCACTTCCAAGGAGAAGATCGTAGTGTACGCTCCTGAGTATTTGGGCAACCTGTCAGCTCTAATCAAAGAGTACCAAAGCACGCCCGAGGGCAATAT tactttaaataattatttggtGTGGCAGACGGTTCGAGTTTTCAGTGGTTGTCTCTCCAAAGCTTTCAGAGATGCCTACAAAGGTCTCAGGAAAGCTCTTATGGGTTCTGAGAGCGGAGAAGAGCCTCAGTGGAGGTACTGCGTTCAAGACACCAACAACGTCCTAG GTTTTGCAATCGGTGCGATTTTCGTGCGGGAAGTTTTTCATTTGGATTCGAAGAATCAAGCCGAAGAGATGATCAACAACGTGCGCAATGCTTTCAAAGCCAATTTTGCGAAACTCAAGTGGATGGACGAGGACACGAGGAAAGCCGCCATCATCAAAGCCGACGCTATTTCAGACATGATCg GATATCCGGAATTTGTCCGCGATGCTAAGCAGTTGGATGAACGCTACGAACAGCTCGACGTACGCAGTGACACCTTTTTCACGAATAACCTCAACATCAActactacaatctgaaaaagAATCTGGAGAAGATTAACGAACCAGTCAACAAAACCACTTGGA GTATGGCGCCTTCCACAGTGAACGCGTATTATACACCAACCAAAAATCAAATGGTATTCCCTGCTGGCATCCTGCAAAGCCCCTTTTACGACACCACCTTCCCCCCAAGTCTTAACTATGGAGGTGTGGGGGTGGTCATGGGCCACGAACTTACCCACGGTTTCGACGACCAAGGCCGCGAGTTCGACAAAGACGGCAACTTGAACCACTGGTGGAAGAACAAGACCATCGATCTCTTCAAGAATCGTACAAAATGCGTTGTGGATCAGTACA ACAAGTACAAGATCAACTCCAAAAACATCAACGGTAACCAGACTCTGGGCGAGAACATTGCCGATAACGGCGGTCTTAAAGCCGCTTACCACGCCTACTTGTCTCTGATGAAGGACAAGCCTGAACCCGAGACTCTTCCAGGACTCGCTCTGAACCACAAACAGCTCTTCTTCGTCGCTTTCGCCCAGGTGTGGTGCTCTTCCGTAACCAAAGAGGCCACGGCCCTCCAAATCGAGAAGGATTCACACTCGCTCGCTAAATTCCGAGTCATCGGAGCCCTCAGCAACCTGAAGGAGTTCGGCGAAGTATTCAAGTGTAACGTTGGAACTAAAATGAATCCAAAGAACAAATGTGAAGTTTGGTAA
- the Nep3 gene encoding endothelin-converting enzyme homolog isoform X1: MENKNIKIQVPVGTGSSQMTRYTHADFTDDDSVNSVQLTEGISTSATHIRYHASTSIWRQRTMLEKALLVLVATLFFVIVVLTIILHSAEHRIHESRIIHVQSGEELPCLNKSCVHIASNILEAMDLEVDPCEDFYSYSCNGWVKANPIPDGKSTWGTFMKLEQQNQLIIKRVLEQPIENLKSKAEKKAKMYYESCLDVNDTVEDLGAEPMHTLLRKLGGWTITDSGFNDQTWSFQNVVQMVQNKYNIGALFSYVVGEDDKNSSRYILQIDQSGLTLPTREYYLNETEHSKVLEAYLDYMTKVGVLLGGEYNSTKEQMQAVIEFETKLANITTPNELRRDEESLYNLMTIAELRQRAKFLDWRAFFENAMKIVNRKVTSKEKIVVYAPEYLGNLSALIKEYQSTPEGNITLNNYLVWQTVRVFSGCLSKAFRDAYKGLRKALMGSESGEEPQWRYCVQDTNNVLGFAIGAIFVREVFHLDSKNQAEEMINNVRNAFKANFAKLKWMDEDTRKAAIIKADAISDMIGYPEFVRDAKQLDERYEQLDVRSDTFFTNNLNINYYNLKKNLEKINEPVNKTTWSMAPSTVNAYYTPTKNQMVFPAGILQSPFYDTTFPPSLNYGGVGVVMGHELTHGFDDQGREFDKDGNLNHWWKNKTIDLFKNRTKCVVDQYNKYKINSKNINGNQTLGENIADNGGLKAAYHAYLSLMKDKPEPETLPGLALNHKQLFFVAFAQVWCSSVTKEATALQIEKDSHSLAKFRVIGALSNLKEFGEVFKCNVGTKMNPKNKCEVW, translated from the exons ATGACTAGATACACACACGCAGATTTCACCGACGATGACAGTGTAAATAGTGTACAGTTAACCGAAGGTATAAGCACCAGCGCTACTCACATACGATACCATGCGAGCACCAGCATATGGAGACAGAGAACCATGTTGGAGAAGGCTCTCTTAGTTCTAGTCGCCACCCTTTTCTTTGTCATCGTAGTCCTCACCATCATCTTGCACTCGGCAGAACACCGAATACATGAATCGAGA ATAATCCACGTCCAATCAGGCGAAGAACTTCCATGCCTAAACAAATCATGTGTACATATAGCCAGTAACATCCTCGAAGCTATGGATCTCGAGGTTGACCCTTGCGAAGACTTCTATTCTTATTCTTGTAACGGCTGGGTGAAGGCCAACCCCATACCGGACGGTAAGAGCACTTGGGGCACGTTCATGAAGCTCGAACAGCAAAATCAGCTCATAATCAAGCGTGTCCTCGAACAACCGATTGAAAACCTCAAGTCCAAGGCCGAGAAGAAGGCCAAAATGTACTACGAGTCTTGCCTGGATGTCAACGATACCGTAGAAGACCTAGGGGCTGAGCCGATGCACACTCTCTTGAGGAAATTAGGGGGCTGGACTATCACCGACAGTGGTTTCAACGACCAAACTTGGTCCTTCCAAAACGTTGTACAGATGGTCCAAAATAAGTACAACATAGGCGCTCTGTTTTCGTACGTAGTGGGCGAAGATGACAAAAACTCTTCCAGATATATCCTCCAGATAGACCAAAGCGGTCTGACTCTACCGACTCGCGAATACTACTTGAACGAAACCGAACATTCCAAGGTTTTGGAGGCTTATCTTGACTATATGACTAAAGTGGGGGTGCTGCTCGGGGGCGAGTACAACTCGACCAAAGAACAAATGCAAGCTGTGATAGAGTTCGAGACGAAGTTGGCCAACATAACTACACCGAATGAACTGAGAAGAGACGAAGAGTCCTTGTACAATCTGATGACCATAGCTGAGCTGCGACAGAGGGCTAAATTT CTAGACTGGCGTGCCTTTTTTGAAAACGCCATGAAAATCGTCAACAGGAAGGTCACTTCCAAGGAGAAGATCGTAGTGTACGCTCCTGAGTATTTGGGCAACCTGTCAGCTCTAATCAAAGAGTACCAAAGCACGCCCGAGGGCAATAT tactttaaataattatttggtGTGGCAGACGGTTCGAGTTTTCAGTGGTTGTCTCTCCAAAGCTTTCAGAGATGCCTACAAAGGTCTCAGGAAAGCTCTTATGGGTTCTGAGAGCGGAGAAGAGCCTCAGTGGAGGTACTGCGTTCAAGACACCAACAACGTCCTAG GTTTTGCAATCGGTGCGATTTTCGTGCGGGAAGTTTTTCATTTGGATTCGAAGAATCAAGCCGAAGAGATGATCAACAACGTGCGCAATGCTTTCAAAGCCAATTTTGCGAAACTCAAGTGGATGGACGAGGACACGAGGAAAGCCGCCATCATCAAAGCCGACGCTATTTCAGACATGATCg GATATCCGGAATTTGTCCGCGATGCTAAGCAGTTGGATGAACGCTACGAACAGCTCGACGTACGCAGTGACACCTTTTTCACGAATAACCTCAACATCAActactacaatctgaaaaagAATCTGGAGAAGATTAACGAACCAGTCAACAAAACCACTTGGA GTATGGCGCCTTCCACAGTGAACGCGTATTATACACCAACCAAAAATCAAATGGTATTCCCTGCTGGCATCCTGCAAAGCCCCTTTTACGACACCACCTTCCCCCCAAGTCTTAACTATGGAGGTGTGGGGGTGGTCATGGGCCACGAACTTACCCACGGTTTCGACGACCAAGGCCGCGAGTTCGACAAAGACGGCAACTTGAACCACTGGTGGAAGAACAAGACCATCGATCTCTTCAAGAATCGTACAAAATGCGTTGTGGATCAGTACA ACAAGTACAAGATCAACTCCAAAAACATCAACGGTAACCAGACTCTGGGCGAGAACATTGCCGATAACGGCGGTCTTAAAGCCGCTTACCACGCCTACTTGTCTCTGATGAAGGACAAGCCTGAACCCGAGACTCTTCCAGGACTCGCTCTGAACCACAAACAGCTCTTCTTCGTCGCTTTCGCCCAGGTGTGGTGCTCTTCCGTAACCAAAGAGGCCACGGCCCTCCAAATCGAGAAGGATTCACACTCGCTCGCTAAATTCCGAGTCATCGGAGCCCTCAGCAACCTGAAGGAGTTCGGCGAAGTATTCAAGTGTAACGTTGGAACTAAAATGAATCCAAAGAACAAATGTGAAGTTTGGTAA